In Leptodesmis sichuanensis A121, the following are encoded in one genomic region:
- a CDS encoding STAS domain-containing protein, whose product MTHSPEFRLLKPEGILSASVAKQLLQQVEECRQENISIILIDLENVAMIDSFGLGTLISIHTKLRIAGGKLYLCSLQKQANFLFDISAMDRVLDVLPNREAFYEQLQQTYSAC is encoded by the coding sequence ATGACCCATTCCCCAGAGTTCAGGCTCCTGAAACCAGAAGGTATCCTATCTGCTAGTGTCGCTAAACAATTGCTCCAGCAAGTCGAGGAGTGCCGTCAGGAAAATATCAGTATCATCCTCATCGACCTCGAAAATGTTGCCATGATCGACAGTTTTGGTCTGGGCACCCTGATATCTATCCACACCAAACTTCGGATCGCTGGCGGTAAACTCTATCTCTGCAGTCTGCAAAAACAAGCCAACTTTCTGTTTGATATTTCAGCCATGGATCGGGTTTTAGATGTTCTCCCAAATCGGGAAGCCTTCTACGAGCAACTCCAGCAAACCTACTCAGCTTGCTAG
- a CDS encoding Ycf34 family protein: protein MCICVNCQYVDRCTTYYAVEEQHQQPHLTETPDFEATEPTINVNIRHQGEIIEMEWDVVGCLSFKEEKGKWARLRPGELVPT, encoded by the coding sequence ATGTGTATCTGTGTAAATTGCCAGTATGTCGATCGCTGCACCACCTATTACGCGGTTGAGGAGCAGCATCAGCAACCCCATTTGACAGAAACTCCAGACTTTGAGGCGACGGAACCCACGATCAACGTCAACATCCGCCACCAGGGAGAAATTATTGAAATGGAGTGGGATGTGGTTGGCTGTCTCAGCTTTAAGGAAGAAAAAGGCAAGTGGGCACGCCTGCGTCCCGGAGAACTGGTGCCGACCTGA
- the ctpC gene encoding carboxyl-terminal processing protease CtpC, with protein MAIKKRGLVLSATAVAVSTVAVAATGLHFYQGQAFLRSQSKEVAAEEGSLQPMAMLSLQSLFRQSPKELVDEVWQIIDRTYVDATFNQQDWKKIRTEYLSRSYKDSTEAYKAIREMLKKLGDPYTRFMDPQEFRNMQIDTSGELTGVGIQLAADEKTKKLTVIAPIEDSPAFAAGIQAKDIILKIDDKSTEGMDVNKAVTLIRGPVGTQVKLTVLRGDKQLEFNIKRARIEIHPVRASERTAPQGKVGYIRLVQFSANAPSEMQEAIKKFEKQQVAGYILDLRGNPGGLLYTSVDIARMWLPKGAIVSTKNRQGEQDREQANGRVLTNKPLVILVDGGSASASEILSGALQDNQRATLVGTKTFGKGLVQSVRSVGRDCGLAVTIAKYFTPNGRDINKHGIDPDVVVQLTEAQRKDLNNNRDKVGTPEDPQFAKALEVLGQRIEASRQQSPQADRKS; from the coding sequence ATGGCAATCAAAAAACGCGGGCTTGTCCTTAGTGCAACAGCCGTTGCAGTTTCGACCGTTGCGGTTGCAGCAACGGGATTGCACTTCTATCAAGGGCAGGCATTTTTGCGTAGTCAATCGAAAGAGGTTGCAGCAGAGGAAGGATCATTGCAACCAATGGCGATGCTGTCTTTACAGTCTTTGTTTCGCCAAAGCCCAAAGGAATTAGTGGATGAAGTCTGGCAAATTATTGACCGGACTTATGTAGACGCAACCTTTAACCAGCAGGATTGGAAAAAGATTCGCACGGAATACCTGAGCCGATCGTATAAGGACTCTACAGAGGCATACAAAGCGATCCGGGAGATGCTCAAAAAACTGGGCGACCCCTACACCCGCTTCATGGATCCCCAGGAATTCAGAAATATGCAGATCGACACATCTGGGGAATTGACTGGTGTGGGAATTCAGTTAGCCGCTGATGAGAAAACCAAAAAACTGACGGTGATCGCTCCCATTGAAGATTCTCCAGCATTCGCAGCAGGCATCCAGGCCAAAGACATCATCCTCAAAATTGACGACAAGAGTACCGAGGGGATGGATGTGAACAAAGCTGTGACGCTGATTCGGGGGCCAGTGGGAACCCAGGTAAAACTAACTGTTCTGCGGGGTGACAAACAACTGGAATTCAATATCAAACGGGCGCGAATTGAAATCCATCCGGTGCGGGCCAGTGAACGAACGGCTCCTCAAGGAAAAGTTGGCTATATCCGCTTAGTGCAATTTAGCGCTAATGCCCCATCGGAGATGCAAGAGGCTATCAAAAAGTTTGAGAAGCAACAGGTCGCGGGGTACATTCTGGATCTACGGGGCAACCCAGGCGGCCTGCTTTATACCAGTGTGGATATTGCCCGGATGTGGTTGCCTAAGGGAGCAATCGTCTCGACCAAAAATCGTCAGGGTGAACAGGATCGGGAACAGGCCAATGGTCGCGTTCTCACCAATAAACCGCTGGTTATCTTAGTAGATGGTGGCTCCGCCAGTGCCAGTGAAATTCTTTCTGGTGCGCTGCAAGACAATCAGAGAGCCACCCTGGTCGGTACTAAGACCTTTGGTAAGGGGCTGGTGCAGTCGGTGCGATCGGTCGGTCGAGATTGTGGTCTGGCCGTGACGATCGCGAAATACTTTACCCCCAATGGGCGAGACATCAACAAACATGGCATTGACCCGGATGTGGTGGTGCAGTTGACGGAAGCCCAGCGTAAAGACCTGAATAACAACCGTGACAAGGTTGGCACGCCAGAGGATCCCCAATTTGCCAAAGCCCTGGAAGTCTTAGGACAACGCATTGAAGCCTCTCGCCAGCAATCCCCTCAAGCTGACAGGAAATCTTAG
- a CDS encoding TRC40/GET3/ArsA family transport-energizing ATPase, whose amino-acid sequence MRVILMTGKGGVGKTSVAAATGLRCAELGYKTLVLSTDPAHSLADSFDLELGHDPRPVRPNLWGAELDALMELEGNWGAVKRYITQVLQARGLEGVQAEELAILPGMDEIFGLVRMKRHYDEGDYDVLIIDSAPTGTALRLLSLPEVGGWYMRRFYKPFQGISVALRPIVEPIFRPIAGFSLPDKEVMDAPYEFYQQIEALEKVLTDPTQTSVRLVMNPEKMVIKESLRAHAYLSLYNVGTDLVIANRIIPESVTDPFFQQWKIQQQQYRQEIHNNFTPLPVKEVPLYSQEMCGLEALDRLKDTLYPEGEDPAQVYYKETTLRMVQDKQQYSLELYLPGIDKHQVELSKTGDELNIRIGNHRRNLVLPQALAALQPAGAKMEEDYLKIRFAAGV is encoded by the coding sequence ATGCGTGTAATTTTGATGACAGGTAAGGGAGGCGTCGGGAAAACCTCTGTTGCCGCGGCCACTGGTCTGCGATGTGCGGAACTGGGCTATAAAACCCTCGTCCTGAGTACGGATCCGGCTCACTCCCTGGCCGATAGCTTTGATCTGGAGTTGGGCCATGATCCCCGTCCTGTACGGCCCAATCTCTGGGGGGCAGAACTGGATGCCTTGATGGAACTGGAAGGCAATTGGGGAGCCGTCAAGCGCTACATTACCCAGGTGTTGCAGGCGCGGGGACTGGAAGGGGTACAGGCAGAAGAACTGGCCATTCTCCCTGGCATGGATGAAATCTTTGGCTTGGTGAGAATGAAGCGCCACTATGACGAAGGCGATTACGATGTCCTGATTATTGACTCTGCCCCCACTGGAACGGCCCTGCGTCTGTTGAGCCTGCCAGAAGTTGGCGGCTGGTATATGCGTCGCTTCTACAAACCGTTTCAAGGCATTTCAGTGGCTCTCCGTCCGATCGTGGAACCGATCTTTCGCCCGATCGCAGGCTTCTCCCTGCCAGACAAAGAAGTGATGGATGCTCCCTACGAGTTTTATCAGCAGATTGAAGCCCTGGAAAAGGTACTGACGGATCCCACTCAGACCTCAGTGCGGTTGGTGATGAATCCGGAGAAGATGGTGATTAAGGAATCCCTGCGTGCCCATGCCTATCTCAGCCTTTACAACGTGGGTACCGATCTGGTGATTGCGAATCGGATCATCCCTGAATCTGTCACCGATCCCTTCTTTCAGCAATGGAAAATTCAGCAACAGCAGTATCGCCAGGAAATTCACAACAACTTTACGCCGCTTCCCGTGAAGGAAGTGCCGCTGTACTCCCAGGAGATGTGTGGTCTGGAAGCGCTCGATCGCCTGAAGGATACACTCTACCCAGAAGGCGAAGACCCGGCGCAAGTGTATTACAAAGAAACTACGCTGCGGATGGTGCAGGACAAACAGCAATACAGCCTGGAACTTTACCTACCCGGCATTGATAAGCACCAGGTTGAACTCAGCAAGACTGGCGATGAACTCAATATCCGCATCGGCAATCACCGTCGCAATCTGGTACTCCCCCAAGCCCTGGCCGCCCTGCAACCTGCTGGAGCCAAGATGGAAGAAGACTATCTCAAAATTCGCTTTGCTGCAGGGGTATAA
- a CDS encoding potassium channel family protein — protein MYVLIGGAGIMGLRLAQRLLEMGHTVAVVDRDPVACQYAREKIGVMAFEGSAVSTTVLLEAGIRKADSVVATLTNDALNLALVTLSKHYGVPHIVVRMSDRDYAEPYRIAGASHLISTIDLAVSTIATAIEYPEVESIMHFEQGQVEVLKLSVPADCYVAGRTVAQIAQDPRFPSGSLIIGYQPHPHMDLIIPNGNTVLEAGSTILMVSKPDLMHQVIDFLGLCASHLPTIEVSH, from the coding sequence ATGTACGTCTTAATTGGCGGTGCTGGAATTATGGGTTTGCGGCTGGCCCAGCGTCTACTAGAGATGGGCCATACCGTCGCTGTAGTCGATCGCGATCCAGTAGCCTGTCAGTATGCCCGTGAAAAGATTGGCGTGATGGCCTTTGAAGGCAGTGCTGTCAGTACCACAGTTTTGCTAGAGGCTGGCATTCGCAAGGCGGACTCCGTGGTTGCGACGCTCACCAACGATGCCCTGAATCTGGCCTTAGTAACCCTATCCAAGCATTACGGGGTGCCGCATATTGTGGTACGTATGAGCGATCGGGACTATGCCGAACCCTATCGCATTGCCGGAGCCAGTCACCTGATCAGCACGATTGATCTGGCTGTTTCCACGATTGCCACAGCGATCGAATATCCGGAGGTGGAATCGATCATGCACTTTGAGCAGGGCCAGGTCGAGGTCTTGAAACTATCCGTTCCGGCAGATTGCTATGTAGCAGGTCGCACCGTGGCCCAAATTGCCCAGGATCCCCGATTTCCATCTGGTTCTTTGATCATTGGCTATCAACCCCATCCCCACATGGATTTGATCATTCCCAATGGCAACACCGTGTTGGAAGCTGGCTCTACGATCCTGATGGTCTCCAAGCCTGACCTGATGCATCAGGTGATTGATTTCCTGGGGCTGTGCGCTAGTCATCTTCCAACGATAGAAGTTTCTCATTGA
- a CDS encoding DUF2442 domain-containing protein: protein MNKQHNIESIDFDGAWMILAVDGQVYRLSLAQVSDRLAQASEVDRKIYRIAPSGYGVHWPTLDEDLSINGLLRVAAVRSHAS from the coding sequence ATGAACAAACAACATAATATAGAGAGCATTGATTTTGATGGAGCATGGATGATTTTGGCAGTTGATGGTCAGGTCTACCGCTTGTCTTTAGCACAAGTTTCCGATCGCCTCGCTCAAGCCAGCGAGGTAGACCGCAAAATCTACCGGATTGCTCCTTCCGGTTATGGAGTTCATTGGCCAACGCTCGATGAAGACCTTTCGATTAATGGTTTGCTGAGGGTAGCCGCAGTGCGATCTCACGCCTCATAA
- a CDS encoding 2-hydroxy-3-oxopropionate reductase, with product MQQLGFIGLGIMGKPMAKNLLKAGYSLTVFNRSRGAMEELAVAGAMLAESPAQVAQHSDVVLTCLPDSPDVEAVVLGENGILAGARPEMLYIDHSTIAPATARRIYDRLQTNGVEALDAPVSGGDIGAQQGTLSIMVGGDEAAFQRSLPILQAMGKNIVYVGAAGAGQVTKACNQIVVAMAVQAVAEALILAQKSGVDPAKVRSALLGGFAQSRVLEVHGQRMLDHSFQPGFTLELHRKDMNIVLQTAKELNLPLLGTAQVTELMNAMLAQGKGNLDNSALITLYELLAGL from the coding sequence ATGCAACAGCTTGGATTCATCGGTTTGGGGATTATGGGCAAGCCAATGGCAAAAAATTTGCTCAAAGCGGGCTATTCCCTCACGGTGTTTAATCGCAGCCGGGGGGCAATGGAGGAGTTGGCAGTGGCTGGGGCAATGCTGGCTGAATCACCTGCACAGGTTGCTCAACACAGTGATGTAGTGCTGACCTGCTTGCCCGATTCCCCTGATGTGGAAGCCGTTGTTTTGGGTGAAAACGGTATTCTGGCTGGCGCTCGGCCTGAGATGTTGTATATCGACCATTCCACGATCGCCCCTGCTACAGCCCGTCGAATTTATGACAGGTTGCAGACCAATGGTGTAGAAGCCCTAGATGCACCTGTTTCTGGAGGTGACATTGGTGCTCAACAGGGTACGCTGTCAATTATGGTGGGGGGAGATGAGGCCGCCTTTCAGCGATCGCTGCCGATTCTGCAAGCAATGGGTAAAAACATTGTGTATGTTGGGGCGGCTGGAGCCGGACAGGTGACAAAAGCCTGTAATCAGATTGTCGTGGCGATGGCTGTTCAGGCTGTGGCTGAAGCCCTCATTTTGGCCCAAAAATCGGGTGTGGATCCGGCTAAAGTTCGATCTGCTCTGCTGGGAGGATTTGCCCAAAGCCGGGTGCTAGAAGTTCACGGTCAGCGAATGCTAGATCATTCCTTTCAACCGGGCTTTACGCTGGAGTTGCACCGGAAGGATATGAATATCGTGCTGCAGACAGCCAAGGAGCTAAATTTACCCCTGCTGGGAACTGCCCAAGTCACAGAATTAATGAATGCTATGCTGGCTCAGGGTAAAGGCAACCTGGACAATTCCGCCCTGATCACGCTGTATGAACTCCTGGCAGGGCTGTGA
- a CDS encoding cation:proton antiporter encodes MPQFPMLETLSVFLVTVTQGSDEVAELVTVLIILLLVATAVALLTRWLRIPYVTGLVIAGLAIAEFLPKRVGLDPSLILNLFLPILIFEAAINTDISRLRSTVKPIALLAGPGVLIAAGITGTLIKAGLGFGWIPALFAGVILAITDTVSVIAVFKEVAVPARLITIVEGESLFNDGMALVLFSLIVAYLGGSLTPIGAIQQLAIVVLGGTLVGLGLGYLCVGLFRQSDDALTNILLTVAVALGANQLSYLVGVSGAVAVVVAGLVIGNIGLTRNASATTQVTLLSFWEYAGFGVNTFIFLLIGLEVSLSTLWQTLPAVLLTIVIYQIGRALSVYPLLALQRLFDRPIPLRWQHVLFLGNIKGSLSMALALSIPWNLKGREEIITLVFGVVLVSLVGQGVSLPWLVKRLKLTGISEAHQKMEALQLQLIASKAAQDELESLLKTGVLPKSVYEEMRAGYQARIAASERTLRDFYSQRSPHTSGGGTNQSKLDAIRRRLLLAEKSAVNEALRKRVLSEDLVQSYVKDLNEKLLSLEDD; translated from the coding sequence ATGCCCCAATTTCCAATGCTGGAAACTTTGTCCGTCTTCCTGGTTACTGTGACGCAGGGATCTGATGAAGTTGCCGAGCTAGTCACTGTGCTGATTATCTTGCTGCTAGTGGCAACTGCCGTAGCTTTACTGACCCGCTGGCTGAGAATTCCCTATGTTACTGGGCTGGTGATTGCTGGGTTAGCAATCGCTGAGTTTTTGCCTAAACGGGTTGGGCTAGATCCATCGCTAATTTTGAATTTGTTTCTGCCGATTCTGATTTTTGAGGCCGCAATTAATACCGATATCAGCCGCCTTCGCAGTACGGTGAAACCGATCGCTCTGCTCGCTGGCCCTGGTGTCTTGATCGCTGCCGGAATTACTGGCACTCTCATCAAAGCTGGTTTGGGATTTGGTTGGATTCCTGCCCTGTTTGCCGGGGTCATTCTGGCCATTACGGATACCGTGTCGGTGATTGCCGTCTTTAAGGAAGTAGCGGTTCCGGCCCGTCTGATTACGATCGTGGAAGGAGAGAGTTTATTCAACGATGGGATGGCCCTAGTGCTGTTCAGCCTGATTGTGGCCTATTTAGGAGGCTCTCTTACCCCCATCGGTGCGATTCAGCAGTTGGCGATCGTGGTGCTGGGCGGAACCCTGGTGGGATTGGGATTGGGCTATCTCTGTGTCGGCTTGTTTCGCCAATCCGATGATGCCTTAACGAATATTCTGCTGACTGTTGCAGTGGCGCTGGGAGCGAATCAGTTGAGCTATTTGGTAGGAGTATCTGGGGCGGTAGCGGTGGTCGTAGCTGGCCTGGTGATTGGCAACATCGGACTGACTCGCAACGCTTCAGCAACAACCCAGGTCACGCTGCTGAGTTTTTGGGAATATGCCGGATTTGGAGTCAATACCTTTATTTTCCTTCTGATCGGGTTAGAGGTCAGTCTCAGTACCCTCTGGCAAACGTTGCCTGCAGTGCTGCTAACGATCGTGATTTACCAGATTGGACGAGCCTTATCGGTCTACCCCTTACTGGCCTTGCAGCGTTTATTCGATCGTCCCATTCCCTTACGGTGGCAGCACGTCTTGTTCCTGGGCAACATCAAAGGGTCGCTTTCGATGGCCCTGGCGTTGAGCATTCCCTGGAATCTCAAGGGACGGGAGGAAATTATTACCCTGGTATTTGGGGTGGTACTGGTGTCGTTGGTGGGTCAGGGGGTGAGTCTGCCTTGGCTGGTGAAACGGTTGAAGCTCACTGGGATATCAGAAGCCCATCAAAAGATGGAAGCGCTCCAGTTACAACTAATTGCCTCAAAAGCCGCTCAGGATGAACTGGAAAGTTTGCTGAAAACAGGCGTTTTACCCAAGTCAGTTTACGAGGAGATGCGGGCGGGATACCAGGCGCGGATTGCCGCCTCAGAACGGACGTTGCGGGACTTTTACAGTCAGCGATCGCCCCATACCTCCGGCGGGGGAACCAATCAAAGTAAGCTGGATGCGATCCGTCGCCGCCTCCTGTTGGCCGAAAAAAGCGCGGTTAATGAAGCACTCCGCAAACGGGTGCTATCGGAAGACCTGGTGCAGAGCTACGTCAAAGATCTCAATGAGAAACTTCTATCGTTGGAAGATGACTAG
- a CDS encoding CCA tRNA nucleotidyltransferase, protein MLDLTHLDQGLDIQTITCTRLSALSPQTWPFSVEWLPESAYLVGGSVRDALLGRHSEYLDLDFVLPEKVVETARTIARHYKAGFVLLDEERQIARVVFPQGTVDFAQQVGPTLEADLLRRDFTVNAIAYNPQSDRLFDPLQGRLDLQQQQLRMVSIENLEEDPLRLLRAYRQAAQLGFSLEPETQAAIRQLAPLLRRIAAERVQSELNYLLSTEAGTPWLTQAWQDGLLQSWLPDATARSLELVEKVDWAALLLNETSPTFAQGLFQHLRPGLGTTLPAAAEQKASGSARNWLMTAKLACLQAADPDIAEMRLRKLKYSRVEIQAVCTVLKFLPVLETAAGLSGEHPPLLQPAHPQLALSLREQYFFFQGVGAVFPAVAVVAIAHGVPLDAIAPLIERFLTPEDPVAHPIPLLTGQDLMKNLHIPAGPVIGKLLAAIQLARAEGKIRTIEEALQLAKEIISGMC, encoded by the coding sequence TTGCTGGATTTGACACATTTAGATCAAGGGTTGGACATTCAAACCATTACTTGCACTCGACTTTCGGCACTATCTCCCCAAACCTGGCCCTTCTCCGTGGAATGGCTACCTGAGTCTGCGTATCTGGTCGGGGGCAGTGTACGGGATGCTTTGTTGGGGCGGCACAGTGAGTATTTAGATCTGGATTTTGTATTGCCTGAGAAGGTGGTGGAAACGGCACGGACGATCGCCCGCCACTACAAAGCCGGATTTGTCCTGCTGGATGAGGAACGGCAGATTGCACGAGTTGTGTTTCCCCAAGGCACCGTGGATTTTGCCCAGCAGGTCGGGCCAACCCTGGAAGCCGATTTGTTGCGACGGGATTTTACCGTGAATGCGATCGCCTACAATCCTCAGAGCGATCGCCTGTTTGATCCGCTGCAGGGTCGGCTGGATTTGCAGCAGCAGCAGTTGCGAATGGTGTCGATCGAGAACCTGGAAGAAGACCCCCTGCGATTGCTCAGAGCCTATCGACAGGCCGCCCAACTGGGATTTTCCCTGGAACCTGAAACTCAAGCCGCGATTCGTCAGTTGGCCCCGCTCCTGCGCCGGATTGCCGCTGAACGGGTACAGTCAGAACTGAATTACCTACTCAGTACCGAGGCAGGTACTCCCTGGCTGACTCAGGCATGGCAGGATGGTCTACTGCAAAGCTGGCTGCCTGATGCGACAGCACGCAGTTTGGAATTAGTCGAAAAGGTAGATTGGGCGGCACTGCTATTGAATGAAACATCTCCGACCTTTGCCCAGGGGCTATTCCAGCACCTGCGTCCCGGCTTGGGCACTACGCTCCCAGCCGCTGCCGAACAAAAAGCATCTGGCTCGGCCCGCAACTGGTTAATGACCGCAAAGCTGGCCTGTTTACAAGCAGCGGATCCCGATATCGCCGAGATGCGCTTGAGAAAACTCAAATACAGTCGAGTCGAGATTCAGGCGGTTTGTACGGTGTTGAAGTTTTTGCCAGTTCTGGAAACGGCGGCAGGTCTATCTGGCGAACATCCCCCCTTGCTACAGCCTGCTCACCCTCAACTGGCGCTGTCTCTCAGGGAACAGTATTTCTTTTTCCAGGGCGTTGGAGCCGTTTTTCCAGCGGTTGCCGTTGTGGCGATCGCTCACGGAGTCCCCCTGGATGCGATCGCGCCTCTGATCGAGCGATTCCTCACTCCAGAAGATCCAGTCGCTCACCCCATCCCCCTGCTAACGGGTCAGGATTTGATGAAAAATCTGCATATTCCAGCAGGGCCAGTGATTGGCAAACTTTTGGCCGCCATTCAACTGGCCAGGGCAGAAGGCAAAATCAGGACAATCGAGGAGGCGTTGCAACTTGCTAAGGAGATAATCAGCGGGATGTGCTAA
- the psbA gene encoding photosystem II q(b) protein: MTTTIQRRESGSAWDRFCEWITSTNNRLYVGWFGVLMIPTLLTATTCFIIAFIAAPPVDIDGIREPVSGSLLYGNNIISGAVVPSSNAIGLHFYPIWEAASLDEWLYNGGPYQLIVLHFLLGCACYMGRQWELSYRLGMRPWICVAYSAPLASATAVFLIYPIGQGSFSDGMPLGISGTFNFMFVFQAEHNILMHPFHMLGVAGVFGGSLFSAMHGSLVTSSLVRETTETESQNYGYKFGQEEETYNIVAAHGYFGRLIFQYASFNNSRSLHFFLGAWPVVGIWFTALGISTMAFNLNGFNFNQSVLDSQGRVVNTWADVLNRANLGMEVMHERNAHNFPLDLASGEATPVALQAPAING; this comes from the coding sequence ATGACCACAACGATTCAAAGACGCGAATCAGGAAGCGCCTGGGATCGGTTTTGTGAGTGGATTACCAGCACCAATAACCGCCTCTACGTGGGCTGGTTTGGTGTGCTCATGATCCCCACTCTCTTAACTGCAACCACTTGCTTCATCATTGCCTTCATTGCGGCTCCCCCCGTTGACATCGACGGCATTCGGGAACCTGTGTCTGGCTCTCTCCTGTATGGCAACAACATCATCTCTGGTGCGGTTGTGCCTTCCTCTAACGCCATCGGTTTGCACTTCTACCCCATCTGGGAAGCCGCTTCCCTGGATGAGTGGCTGTACAACGGTGGCCCTTACCAGTTGATTGTGCTGCACTTCCTGCTGGGTTGTGCTTGCTACATGGGTCGTCAATGGGAACTGTCCTACCGTCTCGGAATGCGCCCCTGGATTTGTGTGGCTTACAGCGCTCCCCTGGCCTCTGCAACCGCCGTGTTTCTGATCTACCCGATCGGTCAAGGCTCCTTCTCCGATGGTATGCCCCTGGGGATCTCTGGTACCTTCAACTTCATGTTCGTGTTCCAGGCAGAGCACAACATCCTGATGCACCCCTTCCACATGCTGGGGGTTGCTGGGGTGTTTGGCGGCAGCTTGTTCAGTGCGATGCACGGTTCTCTGGTGACCTCCAGTCTGGTGCGTGAGACCACCGAAACCGAGTCTCAGAACTACGGCTACAAGTTCGGTCAAGAAGAAGAGACCTACAACATCGTGGCGGCTCACGGCTACTTTGGTCGGTTGATCTTCCAATATGCCAGCTTCAACAACTCCCGCAGCTTGCACTTCTTCCTGGGTGCGTGGCCGGTAGTTGGGATCTGGTTCACGGCATTGGGCATCAGCACGATGGCGTTTAACCTGAATGGGTTTAACTTCAACCAATCTGTGCTGGATTCTCAGGGTCGGGTCGTGAATACCTGGGCGGATGTCCTCAATCGGGCGAACCTGGGGATGGAAGTGATGCACGAGCGTAACGCTCACAACTTCCCGCTTGACTTAGCTAGTGGTGAAGCTACCCCCGTTGCTTTGCAGGCTCCTGCAATCAACGGCTAA
- the ispG gene encoding (E)-4-hydroxy-3-methylbut-2-enyl-diphosphate synthase has protein sequence MQTLPNPTLSASASAYATDGTIHRRKTRPVRVGDVIVGGGHPVVVQSMINEDTLDIDGSVAAIRRLHEIGCEIVRVTVPSMAHAAAMAEIKQKLLQTYQPVPLVADVHHNGMKIALEVAKHVDKVRINPGLYVFEKPRSDRTEYTQEEFDDIGEKIRQTLKPLVLSLKEQGKGMRIGVNHGSLAERMLFTYGDTPAGMVESALEFIRICESLDFRNLVISMKASRVPVMLAAYRLMAQRMDELGMDYPFHLGVTEAGDGEYGRIKSTAGIATLLAEGIGDTIRVSLTEAPEKEIPVCYSILQALGLRKTMVEYVACPSCGRTLFNLEEVLHKVREATKHLTGLDIAVMGCIVNGPGEMADADYGYVGKQAGYISLYRGREEIKRVPEAEGVQELINLIKADGRWVDP, from the coding sequence ATGCAAACTCTGCCAAATCCTACCCTTTCTGCCTCTGCCTCTGCCTATGCAACCGATGGCACCATTCATCGCCGCAAAACTCGCCCAGTCAGAGTAGGGGATGTCATCGTCGGCGGTGGTCATCCAGTGGTTGTGCAATCGATGATCAACGAGGATACGCTGGATATCGATGGTTCTGTCGCTGCGATCCGCCGTCTGCATGAAATTGGCTGTGAAATTGTGCGCGTCACGGTTCCCAGCATGGCTCATGCGGCAGCAATGGCTGAAATTAAGCAAAAGCTATTGCAAACCTATCAGCCTGTCCCCCTGGTCGCAGATGTGCATCATAACGGCATGAAAATTGCCCTGGAGGTCGCTAAGCACGTTGATAAAGTGCGGATTAATCCCGGACTGTATGTGTTTGAGAAACCCAGGAGCGATCGCACGGAATACACCCAGGAAGAGTTCGACGATATTGGGGAAAAAATTCGCCAGACCTTGAAGCCGCTCGTTTTGTCCCTGAAGGAGCAGGGGAAAGGTATGCGGATTGGGGTTAACCACGGTTCTCTCGCCGAACGGATGCTGTTTACCTATGGCGACACCCCCGCAGGCATGGTGGAATCAGCACTGGAGTTCATCCGCATCTGCGAATCCCTCGATTTTCGGAATCTAGTCATTTCCATGAAAGCCTCGCGGGTGCCAGTGATGCTGGCTGCTTACCGACTCATGGCCCAACGCATGGATGAACTGGGGATGGACTATCCCTTCCACCTGGGCGTAACCGAAGCGGGAGATGGTGAGTATGGCCGGATCAAATCCACCGCTGGAATTGCCACTCTGTTAGCGGAAGGCATTGGCGACACCATCCGGGTTTCTCTGACCGAAGCTCCAGAAAAGGAAATTCCCGTCTGCTACAGCATTCTGCAGGCTCTGGGACTCCGCAAAACAATGGTGGAATACGTTGCCTGTCCATCCTGTGGGCGCACGCTGTTCAACCTGGAAGAAGTCTTGCACAAAGTTCGAGAAGCTACCAAGCACCTAACTGGCTTAGACATTGCTGTGATGGGATGTATTGTCAACGGGCCAGGAGAAATGGCGGATGCTGACTACGGATATGTGGGTAAGCAGGCTGGCTACATCTCTCTCTATCGGGGACGGGAAGAAATCAAACGAGTACCCGAAGCAGAAGGGGTGCAGGAATTAATCAATCTGATTAAGGCGGATGGCCGCTGGGTAGATCCTTAA
- a CDS encoding DUF4160 domain-containing protein, with protein MPTVLYLRGWRLHFYSNEGNEPIHIHAQKGDSDCKYWLDVDAYEIREAYAYNMSARDTREVRKIILQHFDEIVEAWEKAFGEQA; from the coding sequence ATGCCTACTGTTTTGTATTTACGAGGTTGGCGGCTTCATTTCTATTCCAATGAAGGCAATGAACCAATTCATATCCATGCTCAGAAAGGAGATAGCGACTGTAAGTACTGGCTAGATGTAGATGCTTATGAAATCCGAGAAGCTTACGCCTACAATATGTCAGCACGGGACACCAGAGAGGTTCGTAAAATTATTCTGCAACATTTTGATGAGATTGTAGAAGCTTGGGAGAAGGCTTTTGGAGAGCAAGCATGA